One Centroberyx gerrardi isolate f3 chromosome 2, fCenGer3.hap1.cur.20231027, whole genome shotgun sequence DNA window includes the following coding sequences:
- the camsap1a gene encoding calmodulin-regulated spectrin-associated protein 1a isoform X2, which produces MKMREITDKELKMKQHLLDSPSHQKSPSKWYWKLVPVRYRRDHLSGRTLQHFPLLDDLMKDVCDGTALLAVIHFYCPELMRLEDICLKEVPSIADSVYNIQLLREFSNEHLNKSFYLRPEDMLYSPPVLKNNVMVFVAELFWWFEIVKPEFVQPRDLQEIKDVRLLLQPKSSRPHVPISNATKRSFLTSSSSADVLTTPTSPDPSNKLSPSSSPSRSLLPLRQRQQQIHEDGSSGLRNRSNSLTPVDGQPQASILAWPERRQRPLSQPVPYALHFTLEDDGDSVSLARSISKDSLASNILSITPKHMLGTGPQLPPRRLNGQGLLGHIRIEDEEEEVEEEELVAIIHPAAFPRRRFESDMEQDELEIQNGTPTSRVSNAPCFDLCPAPCAPDPQADSYYLEPLMPAIPKPAKEKSISLNKEEESGESRSRTAVAARKANINIPSTTQRKNPVAESNNLKSTFTPIPVVESATSPLRPPTEGAVGTSQSGREQSQGFFLHLSGEPEEQVQTTLTGQVRHSPFSIAWEVGRDSDSDIADLEEDEEEEEQMELAKEVRKRMRGKCLEEGEVSDFGEGEGESAKLREDLKVSERDDKEGGSGRSSPCLSTISWASSCSASGSNSVRMTSFAERKLHKIGFRDGFSSTSSSQKTTPDGSEIAPYPLGGPWRLRSDGSSCWLGKEPSSVLGKDGVVGKDGVVGPPVVPSELVQLHMQLEEQRRAIEHQKKKMETLSARQRLKLGKAAFLNIVKKGGGRSDTLPQPLKHPQETSDLTAADRSKAKTHPCKDDSCLEALRVQRRAGQTEGRQMDRDNRLNSSTLSHDDGAEPDLSECSRSIDLLNEAISSIQQQMMHLSLQQELLMKQSVVSPPASLESVSTTAPITTETSATTSDSTTCAAVHFVDISGSNSAPARRPPKLSSSQRNPRTKTSELKQTKENSRTVGSTGGDQDGGVYVECSKLERSCLRNTTFRVHDDPNQRSPREGPGHPPDHPLPQDPPVISRTSMSPSEAADADGNELTGSGTEALGGEESTRVKGLLIEVDLSDLKDPLEDGRADVTDSSADGEQKNVLGFFFKDDEKAEDEMAKRRAAFLLKQQRKAEEARVRKQQQEVESELKRDETRRKAEEDRVRKEEEKARRELIKQEYLQRKQQELLEEQGMVKPRPRTKSRKSRPKSLHREESNSLSKASNTRHSLKVSMLVKAQGSAAGCRGADLSCSHRGSTLSLATEADSVTSGGAESQRAGSVCSVESFPMLSRASSRNMERDWENGSTASSITSAAEYNGPKLFKEPSSKSNKPIIINAIAHCCLAGKVNETQKNVILEELDKCESNHLMILFRDGGCQFRGIYSYLPDTEEIIKFTGTGPRTISGKMIDKLYKYSSDRKQFNIIPAKTVSVCMDALTIHNYLWQIKRPGSSRKK; this is translated from the exons ATGAAGATGAGGGAGATCACAGATAAAGAGCTGAAAATGAAGCAACATCTGCTGGATTCACCCAGTCACCAGAAG TCTCCCTCCAAATGGTACTGGAAGCTTGTACCT GTGCGTTACcgcagagatcacctgtcaggtcGGACGCTTCAGCACTTCCCCCTGCTGGATGACCTGATGAAGGACGTGTGTGACGGCACTGCTCTGCTGGCTGTGATCCACTTCTACTGCCCGGAACTCATGAGACTAGAGG ATATCTGTCTGAAGGAGGTTCCCTCCATAGCAGACAGTGTGTACAACATCCAGCTACTGAGGGAGTTCTCCAATGAACACCTGAACAAAAGCTTCTATCTGAGGCCTGAGGACATGCTGTACTCTCCGCCAGTACTCAAG AATAATGTGATGGTCTTCGTTGCTGAGCTCTTCTGGTGGTTTGAGATTGTGAAGCCAGAATTTGTACAGCCCAGGGACCTTCAAGAAATCAAAGATG TGAGATTGCTGCTGCAGCCTAAGAGTTCTCGACCCCACGTCCCCATCTCCAACGCCACCAAACGTAGTTTCCTGACCTCATCAAGCTCTGCTGACGTCTTGACAACGCCCACAAGTCCAGACCCCAG TAACAAACTGAGCCCATCATCAAGCCCCTCTCGCTCCTTACTGCCCCTGAGACAGAGACAACAACAGATACATGAGGACGGCTCTTCAG GGCTGAGAAATAGGTCCAACTCTCTAACACCTGTGGATGGGCAGCCTCAGGCCTCAATACTGGCCTGgccagagaggaggcagag GCCTTTATCCCAGCCAGTGCCCTATGCCCTGCATTTTACCCTGGAGGATGATGGGGACAGTGTCAGCCTTGCTCGCTCCATCAGCAAAGACAGCTTGGCCTCAAACATCTTGAGCATCACCCCCAAACACATGCTGGGGACAGGTCCCCAGCTGCCTCCACGCAGGCTCAATGGTCAGGGCCTGCTGGGTCATATTCGCatagaggatgaggaagaggaggtggaggaggaagagctggTTGCTATTATCCACCCTGCTGCATTTCCTCGACGTCGATTTGAGAGTGACATGGAGCAGGATGAGCTGGAGATCCAGAATGGGACCCCCACCTCTAGGGTTTCTAATGCTCCCTGCTTTGACCTTTGCCCTGCTCCCTGTGCTCCAGACCCCCAGGCAGACAGCTACTACCTGGAGCCACTGATGCCTGCCATCCCCAAGCCAGCCAAAGAGAAGAGCATTAGCCTGAacaaggaagaggagagtggTGAGAGTCGCTCGAGAACAGCAGTAGCTGCCAGGAAAGCAAACATCAATATCCCTAGCACCACCCAGAGGAAAAACCCTGTGGCTGAATCAAACAACCTCAAAAGTACCTTTACCCCCATACCTGTGGTAGAATCAGCCACTAGCCCTCTCAGGCCACCCACAGAGGGGGCAGTAGGCACCTCTCAGTCTGGTAGAGAACAGTCCCAAGGCTTTTTCCTTCATCTGTCAGGAGAGCCAGAGGAGCAGGTCCAGACAACCCTCACTGGACAGGTCCGCCACAGTCCCTTCTCCATCGCCTGGGAGGTGGGCCGTGACTCGGACTCAGACATTGCAGACCttgaggaagatgaagaagaggaggagcagatggAGTTGGCTAAGGAGGTGCGGAAGAGAATGAGGGGGAAGTgcctggaggagggagaggtgtcTGATTTTGGGGAAGGAGAGGGTGAGTCAGCCAAGCTGAGAGAGGACTTGAAGGTGAGTGAGCGGGATGATAAGGAAGGTGGTAGTGGACGCTCTAGCCCTTGCCTCAGTACCATATCCTGGGCCAGCAGCTGCAGCGCCTCGGGCAGCAACAGTGTCAGGATGACCAGCTTCGCAGAGCGCAAGCTCCACAAGATTGGCTTCCGTGACGGGTTCTCAAGCACTAGCAGCTCCCAGAAGACCACGCCTGACGGCTCTGAGATCGCCCCCTACCCTCTGGGAGGTCCCTGGCGACTGAGGAGTGATGGCAGCTCTTGCTGGCTAGGGAAGGAGCCTAGTTCTGTGTTGGGGAAAGATGGGGTGGTGGGGAAGGATGGGGTGGTGGGTCCCCCAGTAGTGCCCTCAGAGCTGGTACAACTTCATATGCAGCTAGAAGAGCAGAGGCGTGCCATTGAgcatcagaagaagaagatggagaccCTGTCAGCACGACAGCGACTAAAGCTAGGGAAAGCTGCCTTCCTGAACATAGTgaaaaaggggggagggaggagtgacACCCTGCCTCAACCCCTGAAACACCCCCAGGAAACCTCAGACCTGACAGCTGCTGACAGGAGTAAAGCGAAGACCCATCCCTGCAAAGATGACTCCTGTCTTGAGGCCCTGAGGGTCCAGAGGAgggcaggacagacagagggaagacagatggacagagacaaTAGGTTGAACAGCAGTACCCTGTCCCACGATGATGGGGCTGAACCGGACTTGAGTGAGTGCAGCCGTTCCATAGACCTACTCAATGAAGCCATTAGCTCCATCCAGCAGCAGATGATGCATCTCTCCTTACAGCAGGAACTGCTGATGAAGCAGAGTGTGGTCTCACCTCCAGCTTCCCTAGAATCAGTCTCTACCACAGCCCCCATCACAACAGAAACATCAGCCACCACCTCTGACTCCACAACTTGTGCTGCGGTTCACTTTGTAGATATCAGTGGCAGCAATTCTGCCCCTGCTCGCCGTCCTCCTAAGCTTAGCTCCAGCCAGCGCAACCCTCGGACCAAAACCTCAGAGCTAAAACAGACTAAAGAGAACAGCAGGACGGT AGGAAGTACTGGAGGGGACCAGGACGGAGGGGTGTATGTGGAGTGCTCCAAGTTAGAGAGAAGCTGCCTGAGAAACACCACCTTCAGAGTCCATGATGACCCCAACCAACGCAGCCCCAGAGAGGGACCTGGACACCCTCCAGACCATCCCCTACCTCAGGACCCACCAGTCATTTCCAGAACCTCCATGTCTCCCTCAGAGGCTGCAGATGCGGATGGAAACGAACTTACCGGCTCAGGGACAGAGGCTTTGGGCGGAGAGGAGAGTACCAGGGTCAAGGGTCTACTGATTGAAGTCGACTTATCAGATCTCAAGGACCCATTGGAGGATGGCAGAGCAGACGTTACAGACAGTTCAGCAGACGGCGAGCAGAAGAATGTATTGGGCTTCTTCTTTAAG GATGATGAGAAGGCGGAGGATGAAATGGCAAAGCGTCGCGCTGCCTTCCTCCTCAAACAGCAGCGCAAAGCTGAAGAGGCCAGAGTACGCAAACAACAGCAGGAAGTCGAGAGCGAGCTCAAGCGTGATGAGACCag GCGTAAGGCAGAAGAGGATCGTGTGcgtaaggaggaggagaaggcgcGACGGGAGCTAATTAAGCAGGAGTACCTGCAGAGGAAGCAGCAAGAGCTGCTGGAAGAGCAGGGTATGGTCAAACCCCGCCCCAGGACTAAATCCCGCAAGAGCAGGCCCAAGTCACTGCACCGTGAAGAGTCTAACAGCCTCTCCAAAGCATCCAACACAC GTCATTCTCTGAAGGTGTCCATGTTGGTCAAAGCCCAGGGCTCAGCAGCAGGCTGCAGGGGAG CCGATCTGAGCTGTAGCCATCGAGGATCCACTCTCTCTTTGGCTACTGAGGCAGACAGCGTCACCTCCGGAGGGGCAGAGTCACAGAG GGCTGGATCTGTGTGCTCGGTGGAGTCGTTCCCTATGCTGAGCAGGGCGTCCAGCAGGAACATGGAGAGGGACTGGGAGAACGGCTCCACAGCCTCTTCCATCACTTCAGCTGCAGAGTACAATG GCCCTAAGCTCTTCAAGGAGCCAAGCTCCAAGTCCAACAAGCCTATCATCATCAATGCCATCGCCCACTGCTGCCTGGCTGGCAAGGTTAATGAGACCCAGAAGAATGTTATCCTGGAG GAGCTGGA
- the camsap1a gene encoding calmodulin-regulated spectrin-associated protein 1a isoform X1, which produces MKMREITDKELKMKQHLLDSPSHQKSPSKWYWKLVPVRYRRDHLSGRTLQHFPLLDDLMKDVCDGTALLAVIHFYCPELMRLEDICLKEVPSIADSVYNIQLLREFSNEHLNKSFYLRPEDMLYSPPVLKNNVMVFVAELFWWFEIVKPEFVQPRDLQEIKDVRLLLQPKSSRPHVPISNATKRSFLTSSSSADVLTTPTSPDPSNKLSPSSSPSRSLLPLRQRQQQIHEDGSSGLRNRSNSLTPVDGQPQASILAWPERRQRPLSQPVPYALHFTLEDDGDSVSLARSISKDSLASNILSITPKHMLGTGPQLPPRRLNGQGLLGHIRIEDEEEEVEEEELVAIIHPAAFPRRRFESDMEQDELEIQNGTPTSRVSNAPCFDLCPAPCAPDPQADSYYLEPLMPAIPKPAKEKSISLNKEEESGESRSRTAVAARKANINIPSTTQRKNPVAESNNLKSTFTPIPVVESATSPLRPPTEGAVGTSQSGREQSQGFFLHLSGEPEEQVQTTLTGQVRHSPFSIAWEVGRDSDSDIADLEEDEEEEEQMELAKEVRKRMRGKCLEEGEVSDFGEGEGESAKLREDLKVSERDDKEGGSGRSSPCLSTISWASSCSASGSNSVRMTSFAERKLHKIGFRDGFSSTSSSQKTTPDGSEIAPYPLGGPWRLRSDGSSCWLGKEPSSVLGKDGVVGKDGVVGPPVVPSELVQLHMQLEEQRRAIEHQKKKMETLSARQRLKLGKAAFLNIVKKGGGRSDTLPQPLKHPQETSDLTAADRSKAKTHPCKDDSCLEALRVQRRAGQTEGRQMDRDNRLNSSTLSHDDGAEPDLSECSRSIDLLNEAISSIQQQMMHLSLQQELLMKQSVVSPPASLESVSTTAPITTETSATTSDSTTCAAVHFVDISGSNSAPARRPPKLSSSQRNPRTKTSELKQTKENSRTVSIRPNTQLPDSRLSPRGSTGGDQDGGVYVECSKLERSCLRNTTFRVHDDPNQRSPREGPGHPPDHPLPQDPPVISRTSMSPSEAADADGNELTGSGTEALGGEESTRVKGLLIEVDLSDLKDPLEDGRADVTDSSADGEQKNVLGFFFKDDEKAEDEMAKRRAAFLLKQQRKAEEARVRKQQQEVESELKRDETRRKAEEDRVRKEEEKARRELIKQEYLQRKQQELLEEQGMVKPRPRTKSRKSRPKSLHREESNSLSKASNTRHSLKVSMLVKAQGSAAGCRGADLSCSHRGSTLSLATEADSVTSGGAESQRAGSVCSVESFPMLSRASSRNMERDWENGSTASSITSAAEYNGPKLFKEPSSKSNKPIIINAIAHCCLAGKVNETQKNVILEELDKCESNHLMILFRDGGCQFRGIYSYLPDTEEIIKFTGTGPRTISGKMIDKLYKYSSDRKQFNIIPAKTVSVCMDALTIHNYLWQIKRPGSSRKK; this is translated from the exons ATGAAGATGAGGGAGATCACAGATAAAGAGCTGAAAATGAAGCAACATCTGCTGGATTCACCCAGTCACCAGAAG TCTCCCTCCAAATGGTACTGGAAGCTTGTACCT GTGCGTTACcgcagagatcacctgtcaggtcGGACGCTTCAGCACTTCCCCCTGCTGGATGACCTGATGAAGGACGTGTGTGACGGCACTGCTCTGCTGGCTGTGATCCACTTCTACTGCCCGGAACTCATGAGACTAGAGG ATATCTGTCTGAAGGAGGTTCCCTCCATAGCAGACAGTGTGTACAACATCCAGCTACTGAGGGAGTTCTCCAATGAACACCTGAACAAAAGCTTCTATCTGAGGCCTGAGGACATGCTGTACTCTCCGCCAGTACTCAAG AATAATGTGATGGTCTTCGTTGCTGAGCTCTTCTGGTGGTTTGAGATTGTGAAGCCAGAATTTGTACAGCCCAGGGACCTTCAAGAAATCAAAGATG TGAGATTGCTGCTGCAGCCTAAGAGTTCTCGACCCCACGTCCCCATCTCCAACGCCACCAAACGTAGTTTCCTGACCTCATCAAGCTCTGCTGACGTCTTGACAACGCCCACAAGTCCAGACCCCAG TAACAAACTGAGCCCATCATCAAGCCCCTCTCGCTCCTTACTGCCCCTGAGACAGAGACAACAACAGATACATGAGGACGGCTCTTCAG GGCTGAGAAATAGGTCCAACTCTCTAACACCTGTGGATGGGCAGCCTCAGGCCTCAATACTGGCCTGgccagagaggaggcagag GCCTTTATCCCAGCCAGTGCCCTATGCCCTGCATTTTACCCTGGAGGATGATGGGGACAGTGTCAGCCTTGCTCGCTCCATCAGCAAAGACAGCTTGGCCTCAAACATCTTGAGCATCACCCCCAAACACATGCTGGGGACAGGTCCCCAGCTGCCTCCACGCAGGCTCAATGGTCAGGGCCTGCTGGGTCATATTCGCatagaggatgaggaagaggaggtggaggaggaagagctggTTGCTATTATCCACCCTGCTGCATTTCCTCGACGTCGATTTGAGAGTGACATGGAGCAGGATGAGCTGGAGATCCAGAATGGGACCCCCACCTCTAGGGTTTCTAATGCTCCCTGCTTTGACCTTTGCCCTGCTCCCTGTGCTCCAGACCCCCAGGCAGACAGCTACTACCTGGAGCCACTGATGCCTGCCATCCCCAAGCCAGCCAAAGAGAAGAGCATTAGCCTGAacaaggaagaggagagtggTGAGAGTCGCTCGAGAACAGCAGTAGCTGCCAGGAAAGCAAACATCAATATCCCTAGCACCACCCAGAGGAAAAACCCTGTGGCTGAATCAAACAACCTCAAAAGTACCTTTACCCCCATACCTGTGGTAGAATCAGCCACTAGCCCTCTCAGGCCACCCACAGAGGGGGCAGTAGGCACCTCTCAGTCTGGTAGAGAACAGTCCCAAGGCTTTTTCCTTCATCTGTCAGGAGAGCCAGAGGAGCAGGTCCAGACAACCCTCACTGGACAGGTCCGCCACAGTCCCTTCTCCATCGCCTGGGAGGTGGGCCGTGACTCGGACTCAGACATTGCAGACCttgaggaagatgaagaagaggaggagcagatggAGTTGGCTAAGGAGGTGCGGAAGAGAATGAGGGGGAAGTgcctggaggagggagaggtgtcTGATTTTGGGGAAGGAGAGGGTGAGTCAGCCAAGCTGAGAGAGGACTTGAAGGTGAGTGAGCGGGATGATAAGGAAGGTGGTAGTGGACGCTCTAGCCCTTGCCTCAGTACCATATCCTGGGCCAGCAGCTGCAGCGCCTCGGGCAGCAACAGTGTCAGGATGACCAGCTTCGCAGAGCGCAAGCTCCACAAGATTGGCTTCCGTGACGGGTTCTCAAGCACTAGCAGCTCCCAGAAGACCACGCCTGACGGCTCTGAGATCGCCCCCTACCCTCTGGGAGGTCCCTGGCGACTGAGGAGTGATGGCAGCTCTTGCTGGCTAGGGAAGGAGCCTAGTTCTGTGTTGGGGAAAGATGGGGTGGTGGGGAAGGATGGGGTGGTGGGTCCCCCAGTAGTGCCCTCAGAGCTGGTACAACTTCATATGCAGCTAGAAGAGCAGAGGCGTGCCATTGAgcatcagaagaagaagatggagaccCTGTCAGCACGACAGCGACTAAAGCTAGGGAAAGCTGCCTTCCTGAACATAGTgaaaaaggggggagggaggagtgacACCCTGCCTCAACCCCTGAAACACCCCCAGGAAACCTCAGACCTGACAGCTGCTGACAGGAGTAAAGCGAAGACCCATCCCTGCAAAGATGACTCCTGTCTTGAGGCCCTGAGGGTCCAGAGGAgggcaggacagacagagggaagacagatggacagagacaaTAGGTTGAACAGCAGTACCCTGTCCCACGATGATGGGGCTGAACCGGACTTGAGTGAGTGCAGCCGTTCCATAGACCTACTCAATGAAGCCATTAGCTCCATCCAGCAGCAGATGATGCATCTCTCCTTACAGCAGGAACTGCTGATGAAGCAGAGTGTGGTCTCACCTCCAGCTTCCCTAGAATCAGTCTCTACCACAGCCCCCATCACAACAGAAACATCAGCCACCACCTCTGACTCCACAACTTGTGCTGCGGTTCACTTTGTAGATATCAGTGGCAGCAATTCTGCCCCTGCTCGCCGTCCTCCTAAGCTTAGCTCCAGCCAGCGCAACCCTCGGACCAAAACCTCAGAGCTAAAACAGACTAAAGAGAACAGCAGGACGGTGTCTATCAGGCCCAACACTCAGCTCCCGGACTCCAGGCTCTCCCCCAGAGGAAGTACTGGAGGGGACCAGGACGGAGGGGTGTATGTGGAGTGCTCCAAGTTAGAGAGAAGCTGCCTGAGAAACACCACCTTCAGAGTCCATGATGACCCCAACCAACGCAGCCCCAGAGAGGGACCTGGACACCCTCCAGACCATCCCCTACCTCAGGACCCACCAGTCATTTCCAGAACCTCCATGTCTCCCTCAGAGGCTGCAGATGCGGATGGAAACGAACTTACCGGCTCAGGGACAGAGGCTTTGGGCGGAGAGGAGAGTACCAGGGTCAAGGGTCTACTGATTGAAGTCGACTTATCAGATCTCAAGGACCCATTGGAGGATGGCAGAGCAGACGTTACAGACAGTTCAGCAGACGGCGAGCAGAAGAATGTATTGGGCTTCTTCTTTAAG GATGATGAGAAGGCGGAGGATGAAATGGCAAAGCGTCGCGCTGCCTTCCTCCTCAAACAGCAGCGCAAAGCTGAAGAGGCCAGAGTACGCAAACAACAGCAGGAAGTCGAGAGCGAGCTCAAGCGTGATGAGACCag GCGTAAGGCAGAAGAGGATCGTGTGcgtaaggaggaggagaaggcgcGACGGGAGCTAATTAAGCAGGAGTACCTGCAGAGGAAGCAGCAAGAGCTGCTGGAAGAGCAGGGTATGGTCAAACCCCGCCCCAGGACTAAATCCCGCAAGAGCAGGCCCAAGTCACTGCACCGTGAAGAGTCTAACAGCCTCTCCAAAGCATCCAACACAC GTCATTCTCTGAAGGTGTCCATGTTGGTCAAAGCCCAGGGCTCAGCAGCAGGCTGCAGGGGAG CCGATCTGAGCTGTAGCCATCGAGGATCCACTCTCTCTTTGGCTACTGAGGCAGACAGCGTCACCTCCGGAGGGGCAGAGTCACAGAG GGCTGGATCTGTGTGCTCGGTGGAGTCGTTCCCTATGCTGAGCAGGGCGTCCAGCAGGAACATGGAGAGGGACTGGGAGAACGGCTCCACAGCCTCTTCCATCACTTCAGCTGCAGAGTACAATG GCCCTAAGCTCTTCAAGGAGCCAAGCTCCAAGTCCAACAAGCCTATCATCATCAATGCCATCGCCCACTGCTGCCTGGCTGGCAAGGTTAATGAGACCCAGAAGAATGTTATCCTGGAG GAGCTGGA